Proteins encoded together in one Triplophysa rosa unplaced genomic scaffold, Trosa_1v2 scaffold137_ERROPOS1806720, whole genome shotgun sequence window:
- the LOC130549568 gene encoding uncharacterized protein LOC130549568 encodes MQATSGTPFADIIASLAVLHREQHQVLLDLRSDHELHFQTIFQAQQEDHESFRSWVDQGVRAEASAPATTAAFLPLSKMGPEEDPEAFLDLFEKTAETSDWPPEDWAWRLLPLLSEEAQLVARPLPVQNLLVFNDLKRAILQRVGRDSCRKWLLAGKGNVEDIIDRVVLEQFIARLPKSTAEWVQCHRPTSLDSAIHLAEDQMVVCPGVGEPLPAVSLSPSSLSLSLSLSPHPVPAPRSHPPGLP; translated from the coding sequence ATGCAGGCAACATCGGGCACGCCGTTTGCGGACATCATCGCAtctctcgcggtcctccaccgcgAACAACACCAGGTGCTGCTGGACCTTCGGAGTGACCACGAGCTCCACTTCCAGACTATCTTCCAGGCCCAGCAAGAGGACCACGAGAGCTTCCGGAGCTGGGTGGACCAGGGGGTTCGGGCAGAGGCATCCGCACCAGCGACAACCGCCGCGTTCCTACCGCTGTCGAAGATGGGGCCAGAGGAGGACCCGGAGGCGTTCCTCGACCTCTTCGAGAAGACGGCGGAGACTAGCGACTGGCCCCCGGAGGATTGGGCATGGCGACTCCTGCCGTTGCTGTCGGAGGAAGCGCAACTGGTGGCCCGGCCGCTGCCCGTCCAGAACCTCCTGGTCTTCAACGACTTGAAGAGGGCCATCCTCCAGAGGGTCGGccgggactcctgccgcaaatggctgctgGCTGGGAAAGGCAACGTCGAGGACATCATCGACCGcgtggtgctggagcagttcATCGCTCGGCTTCCCAAGAGTACGGCcgagtgggtccagtgccaccgcccGACGTCGCTGGACTCAGCCATCCACCTGGCGGAAGACCAGATGGTGGTGTGCCCCGGGGTTGGCGAACCCCTCCCGGCtgtttctctctccccctcttctctctctctctctctctctctctctcctcatccTGTCCCTGCACCCAGGTCCCATCCACCCGGTCTGCCATGA